From the genome of Lotus japonicus ecotype B-129 chromosome 6, LjGifu_v1.2, one region includes:
- the LOC130722120 gene encoding receptor-like serine/threonine-protein kinase SD1-8, whose amino-acid sequence MRFLLTFFLFCFITSHTLSASDTLTATQTLKTNQTLQSSNNVFIFGFFPGSTNPNSYYLGIWYKDLGYRTVVWVANRDNPLENSTGFLSIENGNIMVLANSSGNSVWSTNQTKSTSNQVLQLLDNGNLVLREEASPATYLWQSFDHPTDTLLSEMKMGWNLDKGTEDHLTSWRDTDQDPSTGDYTFKIDFQGLPEIFLRKNQTIRYRSGPWNGDRFSGVPEMEPDTDSIVFNFSVDQHSVYYSFHVGNKSIFSRLIVTSGGELQRLTWVPSTQSWNKFWFAPKDQCDSYRMCGPYGICDANASPVCKCLSGFSPKNLQAWNLRDGSDGCVRNHNLSCGSDKFLHMEDVKLPETSKVFVNRSMDLVECEDLCRRNCSCTGYANIEVTNGGSGCVMWIGELVDMRQYPDGGQDLYVRLAASDVDDSGSAVSSHKKKNDSARIAGITISAVVVILGLGYLLIRNKKLLSRFNGTTNHRGTLQRSRDLLMNEVVISANRDREKSGERNMDELELPLFDINTITMATNNFSEANKLGEGGFGIVYKGRLIEGQEIAVKRLSKNSGQGTEEFKNEVKLIVNLQHRNLVRLFGCCIEMDEKLLVYEYMENRSLDSFLFDKTRKHLLDWKIRFNIICGIARGLLYLHHDSRFRIIHRDLKTSNILLDSEMNPKISDFGMARIFGTNQTEANTLRVVGTYGYMSPEYAMDGNFSVKSDVFSFGVIVLEIITGKKNRGFYYSNEDMNLLGNAWRQWREGNALELIDPSIRVSYSASEVLKCIHIGLLCIQERAEDRPTMSSVILMLNSEAALMPQPRNPGFSLGRNPPETDSSSSKQEESWSVNQVTVTLLDAR is encoded by the exons ATGAGATTCCTCCTCACTTTCTTCCTCTTTTGCTTCATCACCTCACACACTCTCTCTGCATCAGACACCTTAACCGCAACACAAACTCTCAAAACCAACCAGACCCTCCAATCCTCCAACAACGTTTTCATCTTCGGATTCTTCCCCGGCAGCACCAATCCAAACTCATACTATCTAGGCATATGGTACAAGGATTTAGGTTACAGAACAGTAGTTTGGGTCGCAAACAGAGACAACCCACTTGAAAACTCCACAGGATTTCTCAGCATAGAAAATGGAAACATCATGGTTCTTGCCAACTCATCTGGAAACTCAGTTTGGTCTACAAATCAAACCAAATCTACTAGCAACCAagttcttcagcttctggataaTGGCAACTTAGTTCTCAGAGAAGAAGCTTCCCCTGCTACTTATCTATGGCAGAGCTTTGATCACCCAACAGACACGTTGTTATCAGAAATGAAGATGGGTTGGAACCTGGACAAAGGAACAGAGGATCACCTAACATCGTGGAGGGACACCGATCAAGACCCTTCAACTGGAGACTACACATTCAAGATTGATTTCCAAGGACTCCCAGAAATTTTCCTGCGGAAAAATCAGACTATAAGATATAGAAGCGGGCCTTGGAATGGTGATAGATTCAGCGGGGTACCAGAGATGGAGCCAGATACAGATTCTATTGTGTTCAATTTCTCTGTAGATCAACATAGTGTGTATTACTCGTTCCATGTTGGAAATAAATCGATTTTTTCGAGGCTAATTGTTACTTCTGGTGGTGAACTTCAGCGTCTTACATGGGTTCCTAGCACACAGAGCTGGAACAAGTTCTGGTTTGCACCGAAAGATCAGTGTGATAGTTACAGAATGTGTGGTCCTTATGGTATCTGTGATGCGAATGCTTCACCGGTATGCAAGTGTTTGAGCGGGTTCAGCCCGAAGAATCTGCAGGCTTGGAATTTGAGAGATGGATCTGATGGGTGTGTGAGGAACCACAATTTGAGTTGTGGGAGTGATAAGTTTTTGCATATGGAGGATGTGAAGTTGCCTGAGACTAGCAAGGTGTTTGTGAATAGGAGCATGGATCTTGTGGAGTGTGAGGATTTGTGTAGAAGGAACTGTTCTTGTACTGGTTATGCTAACATTGAGGTTACCAATGGAGGATCTGGTTGTGTGATGTGGATTGGTGAACTTGTTGATATGAGGCAGTATCCTGATGGAGGGCAAGATCTCTATGTCAGATTAGCAGCTTCTGATGTAG ATGACTCAGGATCTGCTGTCAGCTCTCACAAGAAGAAAAATGATAGTGCTAGGATTGCAGGAATCACAATATCTGCAGTTGTTGTGATTTTGGGATTGGGTTACCTTTTAATTAGGAATAAGAAATTGCTAAGTAGATTCAATGGGACCACAAACCACAGAG GTACTCTCCAAAGAAGTAGGGATTTGCTAATGAATGAGGTGGTAATTTCAGCTAATAGAGACAGAGAAAAGTCAGGAGAAAGGAATATGGATGAACTAGAGTTGCCATTGTTTGATATTAATACCATAACAATGGCTACAAACAACTTCAGTGAAGCAAATAAACTTGGTGAAGGAGGATTTGGTATTGTTTACAAG GGCAGATTAATTGAAGGCCAAGAAATTGCTGTCAAGAGGTTGTCAAAGAATTCTGGGCAAGGAACCGAAGAATTCAAGAATGAGGTTAAGTTAATTGTCAATCTTCAACATCGAAATCTTGTCCGGTTATTTGGTTGCTGCATTGAGATGGATGAAAAGCTGTTGGTTTATGAGTACATGGAGAATAGAAGTCTTGATTCCTTTTTATTTG ACAAGACCAGAAAACACTTACTAGATTGGAAGATTCGGTTCAACATTATATGTGGAATAGCTAGAGGACTTCTTTACCTGCATCATGATTCTAGATTCAGGATTATCCATAGGGATCTCAAGACAAGCAACATTCTACTTGACAGTGAAATGAACCCGAAAATATCAGATTTTGGGATGGCTAGAATTTTTGGCACAAATCAGACTGAAGCAAATAcactcagagttgttggaacatA TGGCTATATGTCTCCTGAATATGCTATGGATGGGAACTTCTCAGTGAAGTCTGATGTTTTCAGCTTTGGAGTTATTGTGCTAGAGATCATAACTGGAAAGAAGAATAGGGGATTCTATTACTCAAATGAGGATATGAATCTTTTAGGAAAT GCTTGGAGACAGTGGAGAGAAGGCAATGCATTGGAACTTATTGATCCATCAATTAGAGTTTCATATTCAGCTTCTGAAGTTCTTAAATGCATACATATTGGACTCTTGTGTATTCAAGAACGTGCAGAGGATAGACCAACAATGTCTTCAGTAATCTTGATGCTGAACAGTGAAGCTGCATTAATGCCACAACCTAGAAACCCTGGGTTTTCTTTAGGAAGAAATCCTCCAGAGACCGATTCTTCTTCAAGCAAGCAAGAGGAATCATGGAGTGTGAACCAAGTCACAGTCACATTGCTAGATGCAAGATGA